tattaaaaaattgataaattaaataaaaatgattgttaatttaatttttattttttgtcaATTATTtgactttttattttaaaaatggaaaagTTTATATATAGTTCAATGGGGGATAAAGGTAAGAAATTGTCAATGAAATAACAGTAGCAATAAAATAACaagtcttttttaaaaagaataaaagaggaaattttaatatgttATTATtgcttttttatattttttttttaatttttttttttatttacgtACTCCTATTATTAATGATGCTACAGAAAATCTTCTTGCTTGAATATTGGGAGATCTAAAAAATATAAGGTTGAAAATTAAAGGTAGCCAAAGAAATAAaccagaaattaaaaatactaaAGAATGTCTATAATCATCAGAATAATCTTTAACTCTTTGATTgttataattttgatttattttttcaaattctttattatttttaaatgactTTGATTCATTCCCATTTTTTTCTAcatctaatttatttaaaattttttcagtcattttaatttataagaaaataaagtaaattaaattatataacaacaagataaaaaaataatattcacaatttaaaaaaaaaaaaaaaaaaaatttaatagtgGACTTTTAAAAACAACACAGTCTTTGGAATAAAAGATatgtgttttttatttattttcaataatttttccAAGTTACCCCAttgtattttcaatttttattaattttaatttattattgttatttgaattattcttttttttttttataatttttttttttattaatattattttaaaatattcaatataataatcaataaaatggaagattgtaataataataattatgaggaaaatgaaaatggggcacaatttaaattatacaaTAAAGACAAAGAAATAAACAATCCACAAACAAAATTTGATCAAAATGATTTAGATTATAAACTTGATTATGAATTTTCGTTaggttttttaattgttggcATATTTTCAtggttttcattttttttttattttatacatTAGATCTCTCAAAATTCTCATGCAAGAAGAATGTCTGCTACATCAATAGTTATTGGagtatgtaaaaaaaaaaaaaaaaaaaaaaaaaaaactggaatattaaaaaactaaaaattattttattttaattttcttataATAAAGAGttcttattttatttttttctttctatttTGGGTTGTGTTAACAGTTCCAAAggaatactattattattaatttaaaaaaaaaaataaaaaaaaaaaaaaaaaaaaaaaaaaaaaattttttaaataataaaaaaaaaataataataaataattaatttaaaggATACTAAGTtatctaatattttttaaaattaagatttgttattttttattaaagcTGCTATATTTGGGTGTTGTAGggaaattttagatttttttttttcctggCTGTTGGGAAAAAAGCGCTATTTTTCCCTACACTGCTTAGTGAAATTTTTCACTACAGccgggaaaaaaaaaatctgctTATTTTCACcgaccaaaaataaataaatgttattatttgttatagTTATTGTTGCAAGCGCTTAAAAAAGCTGagaaatttttcaaattagaTCCTGAAAAAATCGCAGCACCTaaggtgaaaaaaaaaaaattaaaaaattttattttagcttttttttaatatttttttaaataaaaacaatcactttttgttaaattacaactttgtttttaaatcaatacttaatttatttattattattattatttttttttttttattttttttttatttttcttttttattttttttttatttttttattttagtttattttaaaaatcttttagtgaaattataatttatttgatctttttttgtttttaattttaataatgcatttttgtttttagatttattattggggtggaaaaaattataataataaattaaaaaaaaaaagatcattCAACAAAGGGTTTGTCTCATCGcaaaaaaactgaaaaaaaattaaaaaaaaaatgtttttgtcataaacacaaaaaaaaaaatatctaaatgctcaaaatattttgattttgattttttgggCAAGAAATTTGTAAAGTTGATTGGatgtaaaaaattaagttttttttttaaattttattttttactttctaaattttaaaaaaaaaagttgatcattatttttattttttttaatttttttttcattatttttttcttttaaacaGTGCAACTGGTAATACAcctcatattttttttttattatttccaaaattaaattttttatttttttttttttttgaggtAAAATGGAAAATGGATCaacataaaaatattttatttaaaagaatagAGGAAATATCAACCAGAGAATTATATCATTTACAAACTAaagttaaaataataaaattattagaagaaTTAACACAAGAAGATGTTAAAGAAATtgtcaaaaataaaatatttaatgaattaaaatccCCAAGAGATTTATTAAACCATAAAAAAACCcatagttttattaaatcttcaAATGAAGGAGTATTTATACccataaaaagaaatattgaaaggattaatttaataaaattagatatattaaatttacaattttataatactattattgataacaacaataacaacaacaacaacaacgacaacgacaacgacaacaacaacaacaaccaaaataataataataataataataataataataataataataaaaataatggattaaatgataatcaacaaaataaagaaaatgatgatttcgaaaatgatcaaattgatagtaataataataataataataataataataataataataaaaataatggattaaatgataatcaacaaaataaagaaaatgatgatttcgaaaatgatcaaattgatagtaataataataataataataataataataataataataataataataataataataacaatgtaTTAAATGATAGTcaacaaaataaagaaaatgatgatgatggtagaGATTACAATCCTATATATGTTGATTATAATGACTTCGAAAATGATCTAAttgatagaaataataataataataataataataataataataataataataataataataataataataataataataataataataataataataataataattatattgataaatcaaaaattgaaGAAAGACCAATAGCAGATgatctttttcaaattcaatcatttttacATCCATCCATTGATGATACTATTCAACATAATCATAAATCTGATAGTGAAGTTTCAACACCATCAATATGTTCTATATCACCATTACAACCAATTACAACTCATCAACTACaacataataaaataaataaatcaattgataacaGTTTCAACTTTggaaatgataataataataatattagtaataataagtTAACAAATGTTagtgaaataaaaaataaaataatagaaatcttagattattatattaaatctCACGAACAATTCATTCAAGAGTTTATAAGATTAGCTCATGATCCAAATAAAAATCCAGACTCTCTATTTGAAGAGTTTCCAGTAATACTTGGTGAAGATTTGGTTTTTAgagaattaaattcattaaaaaaaggcTATGAAATTTCTTCATATGATACAAGAGTGCATAGATTTgttcattttaataaaactggTGTAAATAAAGGTAGAACAGTGAATAATGTTTACTTTAAAAATGGTGACTCTGGTTTATTAAATCCAGCAAAAGAGGATGCggtttatcaaatttataaattaatattccCAACATTTTTTCATGAACTAATTGCACCCACACAATTTTTAAGAGTTGTAGATTTACCAATAATGCCAGATATAGGtgaaaaaaatacaaatggAATTTTTCCAAAAAGAGAATATAACAAAGTTATGGGTTCTATGAACCCAACAGAAGTCTATGAAATTGATcctcaatttcaaaaaaaagtggaatcagaaattttaaaaaagagtCAAGTAAATCTTCAAGcatctttaataattaaaggTGAAACACTAGAGtcatttttacaaaaacaTTCAGACCCAAACAATCAATATGGAATTGAAAACTTAGATATTAAAAGTTATAGTGCTCATATATTATCAAGTCTATTAATTATCCCAACAGATTGTAAACCTGATAACTTAATagtaaatgaattaaataaattggttGTAATTGACAACGATAGAGCATTTGAATgtggtgaaattaaaaaacatggAAGTTCCGAAGATATTATTGGTGcaaaaaatatattgtaTATATTAAAGCCATTAATGAATAGACAAATTGATAAAGAAGTAATACAAGAGTTCATTGGGCATCATCCAAATGAATTACTTTTAAAATGgttattatcattacatgaaaaagaaaatttatatgattcattaattaaattttccaCCGATTTTGTTTCTCAAGATGAAAAACATACTAAGAATACTATAAATTTACCACTTAAATTTCATAAAGGTTGGATAACATCAATGTTGGatagatttaaattaattaataaaacattaaaagaatcaaattttaaaatatcacaTCAACAGTTATTTAAAGTTGTTCATCCATTAGCaagtttattttataaatttgcaTCAAAAGAAATTGGTGGAGATCCACTTGatcaaatttatcatatCTATGATTATAGTGAAatagaaacaaaaaaaaaaattaatttagaatttaaatatttactaaaaaaatattcaaatttaccaCATGAATTAGAAAAACTTAATTCAATTCGACCTCTTTCGAAACCAGATTTAACAATAGTTGaaacaattaaagaattattattagtttcaaAAGTAAAACATTTTGATTGTcctattaaatttttaaaattaattttacaatttataaataatttcaattgtaataataataataatgataataataatagagaaACATTCATATTTCATGAATCATGGGTTGAATCAAATtatatgattttaataaaattatttcaaagtGATATCTCAacagaattaattgaaacatttataaaaaacacatcaattacaattgaaaatataaaaacaaattcttcaattttaCATACAgcaataaaatcaaaaaatgataatttatgtaatcaaattcaatttttagtAGAGTTTGGAGAAGATATTAATAGAATTCATGATAATTTAACACCATTAGATTTAGCTGTACAAGCGAAACAATTTCAAACATTTGttaaaataatagaattgGGTGGTGGTTTAAATGCAAACAAtgaaaacattaaaaattattatagtaCTTTGACACATGATCAAAAATGTCAATTAAAgccattaattgaaaatcaattatttcacgttaatccaaatttaatatGGGAACTATCATTAGATTATCTATtaccaattattaatgatgaagaaatttataataataataataaaataatttttggtttagtaaataaaagaaaaatttcaGAAACTATTTGGAATACATTATTTGATTCAAAAGGTTTGccaaataaaccaattgagCGTGGAAAGAGATCAGtcatattaattgaaaataaagaatatggATTaggaatttattttaaatttaaaccacAATTTCCAGGTATTGAATATGCAGTTGGAAAATTATCAGAGAAATTGTTTGGATCATTTTCACATAATATCGAATTggtatatataaataaagaatcaGTATTACTATCTCAAAAAGTTTATGGTGAACCAATAATatcaacattaaaaaatgatccaacaattttaaaaacaattgataaatcaaatttatcaaaacaaattgtatttgcaattttaattaataatgcaGATGGAAATTTAggaaattttataatatcaccaacaacaaatcCAAATTGTAATAGAttgatttcaattgataatgatcaATCATTTGTACCGGCAGCTTATTCAACTGGTGGTTTTTTACTTAGTAAAGTTATATTAAGAATTCaaaatgtattatttttattagatGAAATGTTTGAACCAATACATCAAGATGtaatcaattcaattattaatattgatatagataaattatttaaagattggGTGAACATATTAATGAGTCATCATAATGATACAATACATCATTTGAAATGTATGAAATATGATATACATGAAGATTCAATAATTGGTATACCATTTAGTACCGATAGTatgaaatcattatttacaaaGATAACTAGAATTCAAAGACAATTTATAAAAGGTAAATCAATGACtcatttagaattattaactCTATTAGAACCATTGATTGCAATTAGATATACACcctttcttttaaataaaaaaatttcaaccTTTGATAAATTCACCAACCTTATGAGTATCActgaaaaagatataaataaattattaattgccTCATCTTGCACAATTAATGATTCACAAATGATCTTGGTTACAAGAGACATACAAAATCCAAAAACCCtacaaaaagaattattccATGGTAAATATAGACCAGAGATAGCATTCAAAGAAATGAAACAACATTTTTCAAACATTGATGAAGTATTggaacaattgaaaatgaataaacAAGCAAACATTACAATTACAGATCATCAACTcgaagatttattaaaagaaacaGATTTTAGCAAATATGATATAAATCAAGAAAAgctattatttgaattgataAAACAATCACAGATTAAATAcgtttatttaaagaattgtTCAAGTATTGATTCAAAAACTTTTGGggaatttaaaatcaatttaattaCAAAGATGGATTTATCAGGttgttcaaatttaatatattttggttattatatatttttaagtAGTAGTATTATAACTTTACCATCATTAACTCATTTCAAAGCTAGTGGTTGTAATAAATTAAGTCAAATTGTTATTGAATCACCTCATTTAagaattttagatttatcaGATTGTCCATTATTACAAGATTTTCTAACCTATAGAGCAACAGGTTTACAatcattgaatttaaatggttcaattaataattcaaaagttttagataatataaatagttaTACAGAATTAACTTATTTAAACATTTCAAGAATCATTGGTGATGTTAATGTTTCAGAATTACATTTCCTTTTCAAAGAATTACAACGTTTAGTTgcaaaagaaataaaatctttgaaaCTTGTTTATTTAGTTCttccaaatattaaaaaaatagattttgaaCATTGTAATGATTTggaaacaatttttaattctagAAAAAACTTTCACCAAGAACAACATATTGAAATTTGTGTTCATAATTCCGAAAaggttaaaattaaaaaagaattaaaaccaATGTATCATTATTCAatagataaattattaattcattcaattcaagatttaaatgatattaaacaatataattatgatttattaaatggtaaaaattattatttaaaatttagtaatgattttaattttatattataaaaatttattattaatttttattttttattttttttttattattattagggtcagataatatttcaaaa
This region of Dictyostelium discoideum AX4 chromosome 3 chromosome, whole genome shotgun sequence genomic DNA includes:
- a CDS encoding hypothetical protein (Similar to Dictyostelium discoideum (Slime mold). CIGB protein), with translation MDQHKNILFKRIEEISTRELYHLQTKVKIIKLLEELTQEDVKEIVKNKIFNELKSPRDLLNHKKTHSFIKSSNEGVFIPIKRNIERINLIKLDILNLQFYNTIIDNNNNNNNNNDNDNDNNNNNQNNNNNNNNNNNNNKNNGLNDNQQNKENDDFENDQIDSNNNNNNNNNNNNKNNGLNDNQQNKENDDFENDQIDSNNNNNNNNNNNNNNNNNNNNVLNDSQQNKENDDDGRDYNPIYVDYNDFENDLIDRNNNNNNNNNNNNNNNNNNNNNNNNNNNNNNNNYIDKSKIEERPIADDLFQIQSFLHPSIDDTIQHNHKSDSEVSTPSICSISPLQPITTHQLQHNKINKSIDNSFNFGNDNNNNISNNKLTNVSEIKNKIIEILDYYIKSHEQFIQEFIRLAHDPNKNPDSLFEEFPVILGEDLVFRELNSLKKGYEISSYDTRVHRFVHFNKTGVNKGRTVNNVYFKNGDSGLLNPAKEDAVYQIYKLIFPTFFHELIAPTQFLRVVDLPIMPDIGEKNTNGIFPKREYNKVMGSMNPTEVYEIDPQFQKKVESEILKKSQVNLQASLIIKGETLESFLQKHSDPNNQYGIENLDIKSYSAHILSSLLIIPTDCKPDNLIVNELNKLVVIDNDRAFECGEIKKHGSSEDIIGAKNILYILKPLMNRQIDKEVIQEFIGHHPNELLLKWLLSLHEKENLYDSLIKFSTDFVSQDEKHTKNTINLPLKFHKGWITSMLDRFKLINKTLKESNFKISHQQLFKVVHPLASLFYKFASKEIGGDPLDQIYHIYDYSEIETKKKINLEFKYLLKKYSNLPHELEKLNSIRPLSKPDLTIVETIKELLLVSKVKHFDCPIKFLKLILQFINNFNCNNNNNDNNNRETFIFHESWVESNYMILIKLFQSDISTELIETFIKNTSITIENIKTNSSILHTAIKSKNDNLCNQIQFLVEFGEDINRIHDNLTPLDLAVQAKQFQTFVKIIELGGGLNANNENIKNYYSTLTHDQKCQLKPLIENQLFHVNPNLIWELSLDYLLPIINDEEIYNNNNKIIFGLVNKRKISETIWNTLFDSKGLPNKPIERGKRSVILIENKEYGLGIYFKFKPQFPGIEYAVGKLSEKLFGSFSHNIELVYINKESVLLSQKVYGEPIISTLKNDPTILKTIDKSNLSKQIVFAILINNADGNLGNFIISPTTNPNCNRLISIDNDQSFVPAAYSTGGFLLSKVILRIQNVLFLLDEMFEPIHQDVINSIINIDIDKLFKDWVNILMSHHNDTIHHLKCMKYDIHEDSIIGIPFSTDSMKSLFTKITRIQRQFIKGKSMTHLELLTLLEPLIAIRYTPFLLNKKISTFDKFTNLMSITEKDINKLLIASSCTINDSQMILVTRDIQNPKTLQKELFHGKYRPEIAFKEMKQHFSNIDEVLEQLKMNKQANITITDHQLEDLLKETDFSKYDINQEKLLFELIKQSQIKYVYLKNCSSIDSKTFGEFKINLITKMDLSGCSNLIYFGYYIFLSSSIITLPSLTHFKASGCNKLSQIVIESPHLRILDLSDCPLLQDFLTYRATGLQSLNLNGSINNSKVLDNINSYTELTYLNISRIIGDVNVSELHFLFKELQRLVAKEIKSLKLVYLVLPNIKKIDFEHCNDLETIFNSRKNFHQEQHIEICVHNSEKVKIKKELKPMYHYSIDKLLIHSIQDLNDIKQYNYDLLNGKNYYLKFRSDNISKRETILKFSNDFDFKVLYTMIPDDIKNLCLGNIKIPFHLQSIPDSVKMITFDDGYSHRISPLNIPTKIKTLCFGNVTFRIDPKSIPSTVTELRFCKGFNHVIVPIFIPKSVITMYLGEIDYPLKRYSIPQSIKTVWFYEFYHPINKDVIPITVEKMIICSIKSKLVNGSIPSTIKELRLCNGFNINLTHGIIPNTLERLYIGKITYPLSRSSLPLVKELIFYNNFNHILTSDLIPDSVKKLSFDKIENALSENVIPSNVKVLYFTRGYKHPISSKIIPNNTETLIIGDIKYPMDHDAIPSTLKHLILTNGFHKTNITLEMIPKTIKKLTLGKINDPIKIKQIPTSVKCLALGEFNETISRMIPKTVESLFFANITYPFTSNLIPSNISTLGFYGGFNHEIKFKMIPNTINSLYFGNSNRVAERDSIPTNIKNLEFNEMFAFKITNNLIPITIEQLTLGEIKYPLEVNSIPSNVTTLILGDGFNHEIKSLNIIPNTIETLKLEDIEYPLHLNLLDLKIKNLIITRGYKFYVDPNEIPETVEKLYLGKIKQPIKADSIPPTVKELILCDGFNHKITPDLIPKTIETISIGFIIYPSSIYSIPNTVKLLNIGMGFPLEINAEDFPKSTKLNFKNSSINTKIL